Proteins from a genomic interval of Dendropsophus ebraccatus isolate aDenEbr1 chromosome 6, aDenEbr1.pat, whole genome shotgun sequence:
- the LOC138795311 gene encoding taste receptor type 2 member 2-like, producing the protein MQILQDIHQFLDVTIHSSYLHSLLDVHNRSPESLEYNMLSLGSIFLLIVNSFLIFLGLLLNLFIVVMNVTWWLKDKALQSIDIIMTSLGSVRIVLLIIYFYISLPFPFSSTGTYITLFLMIYMVFCSLWWSTVLGVFYCVKITTYTNRLFMWLRINIPTKIHWMLVGSVVISFVSTLPLQTFTDFTDGNFSNYEETMTKEVLRVIIISSAGSIMPILIFCVSICLLIVSLLKHTRNMNGNNSGFAKPQLEAHKNAIITMVSFLLFYLLQIISWNILLFNIFTENAARFYLCLIFVSSYPSLHSILLIASNAKLKRSLLSAFLTIQSYMFS; encoded by the coding sequence atgcaaATCCTACAAGATATCCACCAGTTTCTTGACGTCACCATCCATTCCTCTTACTTACACAGTCTACTGGATGTTCACAATCGGAGCCCAGAATCTCTAGAATACAACATGCTTTCTTTAGGGTCCATATTTTTGTTGATTGTGAATTCTTTTTTAATATTTCTGGGGTTGCTTCTTAATCTCTTCATTGTGGTGATGAATGTTACTTGGTGGCTAAAAGATAAAGCTCTTCAATCCATTGACATCAtcatgaccagtctggggtcGGTGAGGATCGTGCTTCTCATTATCTATTTCTACATATCTTTACCTTTTCCATTTTCTAGCACTGGCACATATATTACATTGTTTCTCATGATATATATGgtcttctgcagtctgtggtggaGCACGGTCCTCGGGGTCTTCTACTGTGTGAAGATCACAACCTACACAAACCGGCTATTCATGTGGCTCAGGATAAACATTCCAACCAAAATTCATTGGATGCTTGTAGGGTCCGTGGTCATTTCTTTTGTCTCTACTCTGCCTCTTCAGACATTTACAGACTTTACTGATGGAAATTTCAGCAATTATGAAGAGACTATGACTAAAGAGGTCCTCCGTGTAATCATCATCAGCTCCGCGGGATCCATCATGCCGATCCTCATATTTTGTGTTTCCATATGTCTCCTCATTGTGTCGCTCTTAAAACACACAAGGAACATGAATGGCAACAATTCGGGATTTGCTAAACCCCAACTGGAAGCCCACAAAAACGCTATCATAACTATGGtgtcttttttattgttttacctTCTTCAGATTATAAGCTGGAACATACTTCTCTTCAATATTTTCACCGAAAATGCAGCACGTTTCTACCTGTGCTTAATATTCGTTTCCTCATACCCAAGCCTCCACTCCATCCTGCTGATAGCCAGCAATGCAAAACTAAAGAGATCCCTCCTCTCAGCTTTCCTAACTATCCAATCATATATGTTTTCTTAG